The Sorangiineae bacterium MSr11954 DNA segment AACTACCACGGAGCTTGGACCAGGTGCTCGTACCCGGCGGCACCGACGTGCTGGCCGACGCCGTGGAGAGCTGGGATCTGCCGTACGATCTCGGTACCACGGCCGCCGAGCGCGCCGAGATCCGATCCCGGATCAACGCGGGTCAGCCCGTACCGCCCACCTACGGAAGCCCGCTCTATCCCTACGGCGCAGGTCTCCAGGGCTGGCGGTAGATCGATGTTCGCGGGCCCTCGAGAGGGCCCACACGGCGCAGCACGAACTTCAAGGAGAGTAGCATGTCGAAGCGATCCCTCGTTCACTGTGCAGCATCCCTCCTCGCGCTCTCCACCTTCCAATGTTCGGCGGACGAGCCTTCCGCCTCACGATCGTCGACCGAATCGAATGGCTTGGAACGACGCCCGGCCGCCGCGTGCGGCACCGCCAATGTGGCCTTGAATCGCCCCACCACGGCCTCTTCGCTGGAGAGCGGCGCGTTCCCCGCGAACGCGGCGACCGATGGAAATACGGGCACGCGCTGGTCGAGCCAATTCGCCGACCCCCAATGGCTCCAAGTCGATTTGGGCTCCGTTCAAACGATTTGCGGAGCTCGGCTCCAATGGGAGACGGCGTACGGCAGAGCGTACCAAATCCAAGTATCCAATGACGGCAGCTCGTGGGCGGACATCTACAGCACCACGAACAGCCCCGGTGGCACGGAGAGCTTGACCCTCGGCGGGACCGGCCGCTACGTGCGCCTCCTCGGAACGCAGCGCGCCACCCAATGGGGATATTCGCTCTGGGAATTCCAAGTCTTCACCACCGGCGGCGCCAGCGATGGCGGCGGAGGAGACAGCGGCGCGAACCCTCCCGCCGGGTTCTGGGACGCGAGCGGCATTCCGGCGCCGCAGAACGTCCTCGTGTTCAAATTCCTCAATCGCACCCACGGCGTGCGCAAAGACACCGAGCTATTCTGGAGCTTCAAATCGGGCTCGATCAACGAGACGCACTCCTTCGCCGAGAGGCCCTTGTATGACATGCCGGCCAACTCCGCGGGCCGCTTGTACTTCTACATTTGCATCACCGGCGACACCACCTGCGCGTCCGATCCGACCAAGAGCAAGTACTTCGATTTCATCGAGCATACGATCGGACCGCACCAATACAACGGCAACACCACGCGGGTCGACGCGTTCGGGCTGAAGATTGCCATGTTGCTGCGCTCGCAGGACGGATCGGAGCTCACGGTCGGGGAGGACTACGGCACCTTCGCCGAAGACCGCGCCGTCACCTTCCAGAAATTCGTGGACTCCGTCCCCTCCGAATTCAAAGGCCTCGCGCGAGCTCCGAACGCGCCTTATCGAATCGTCGAGCCAGGCGCAGGCGGATTCAACGCGGGCGGCCCCTATCAGCACTATTACGACAGCTACGCGAACGCGCTCTGGTCGGCGAACGGCATCACCATCCCCAAGCCCGGTCCCAACGGCGACGGCCTCGCCGCATACCCCGATCTTTCGGCGGCGCTCTATCGCCACGTAGGCGCGGCGCCGGGCACCTTCGACTCCGCAGGCCACCTGCGTGACCACCAACTCTGGTCCAACCCGGCGACGTTCTACACGGCGTCGCCCGCGAACTACTACGCGAAGTTCTGGCACGATCACGCGATCGGCGGAAAGGCTTACGGCTTCCCATACGACGACGTGGGCGGATATTCGACCTTCATTTCACACGACAATCCGCGATATTTGCTCGTCGCCGTGGGCTGGTGAGCGTCATGTCGCCTATTGACCGAGCGAGGCAAGCAATACGACCGTCAATATCAGTCCGATGAGGGCAACGCCGATGGCGAGCACCGCCGGGGCAGAGAGCGATACATGCGCCGGCTCCCCCCGCGAAAGAGCCGAATTGAACCGTAGATAGCGGACCGTCGCACCGGCGTTGACCACGATCCCCAACACGACCAACACGATCCCGACCCAAGACGCGCCCAGGTGCGATTCCGTCGTATGCTCCGGCATCCTCGCGAGCTCACGCATGAAAAGCCCGAAGCGCGCCACCACGAAGCCGAACCCCATCAGAGCGAGGCCCGTGCGAATCCACGCGAGGAGCGTTCGTTCGCCTGCAAGAACAACGCGGGGATCAGGCTCGCTCATGGGAGCTCATTATCGTCCGCGCGGCACAAGGAGCAAAGATTCCCGGAGTTGCCGCTGCGCCAAACAAGCGTGCTGATCCTCGCAAGCGAAGGAGCCGAACACGAGCATCTCATGATACGGCTCCTCGGTGCACCGCAAGGCATCACGGCGCTCCAGGCGGCCCGCGTTACCGGGCTCTCGGTCTCGCGGTGCGAGGCCCTCCTCGGAGGACGGTGCGTCATACCGCCGTGACAATCGATGTATCCGGACGACAGCCGCCCTTCCAGCAAGTTCGGCGCGATGCGTGCGGCGATTGGTTACATCACGATCTATTGTCCATCTTGAGGAAGGATGGTGCGATCGGCCAATTCGTCGGCGTCGTATTTCGTGAGGATCTCTCGCGCACGACGAATCCTCTCCTGAACGTCTTCGTGGCGACTCTTCAAATACGCCTGACCGCGCGCTTCATCGGGGACCATCGGCTTGCTCTCCTGGAGCCACGCGCGAAGCTCTTTCCAATTTCGATGGCGCGGGGTCAGCGCGAGAAGGTGCACGCGCGCCGAGAGCCAACCGAGTTTGGTCGACACCTCGACATAGTATGTTTTGCCGCTGGCCAAGGTCGCGCGAAGCGCCCCCGTGTTCTCGCCCCAGACGAGAAATTCGTGCTCTCCAGGCGCCATCTTGACTGCGAAATACGTCTCGGCCAAACTGTCACCAAGAAAGCGCCCCTGGGTATCCAGCACGGTCATGAGCTGACCGCCGGCGTACCCCGAGGGGCGAATGAACACCACCGTAGCCGCGTCGTTCGTCGGCGCCGCGAGGGGTACCCCGGGCCGCATGTAATCCGAGCTCGCGCTGCACCCGGTGAGAGTAAGCAGAAGAAGAATAAAGGGGAAGATGACCTTCGACATGGCGTGCATCCTCCTTGATTGGGCGGAGGACGCAAGCTTTCGCTCGAAAAAAAAACGCGCGAGGGACGATGTTGTGTTCGCACTCCGCGGCGCCAGCCATCGGCAGCGATGGCCATGCCGTCGAAAACGGCGCACGCGAAAGGCAGAGCTCATTTTCTTCGCAACCCGCAGAATACGATGACCGATGCGGCGGGGACGTGTCCGGCCATCACCCCGTGACGAGCATGCAACCCGTCCGGGTTTCCAATCGAATAAGGGAGAATACGAAACGTTAAATTTTGGTGACATCACCCACGCTCACCTGCTTGCACATCGGCCCAATGTCGCGACGTCATGACGGGGCTGTCGCAAAAAGCAATTATCCCGACTCCCTGCCCATCCTCGAGTCGACTTAGCGCGACGGCGGCAGGTCGCCTTCGCCGGAGCCCGTTGAGAAGGTCTGGACGATCTCGGACCAATGGGGCCGAACCCAGCGGGTCTCTTGGTAGTCGCCGCGCGTGTACTCGTCGATCACCCGGCGCCAGAACGCCGCCGCGTTGGGGTTCCCTCCGCCGCGAAGCTCGCTGCTAAAAAAACAGCACCAAGTACTTGCTAAATTTTTAGCACCTATCTACACCTGGACCATGCCGAAGGTACCCGTGGCCAAGAGCCTCACGCGGCGTGAGCGTGAAATCATGGACATCATCTATCGACGAGGGCGC contains these protein-coding regions:
- a CDS encoding DUF202 domain-containing protein, whose product is MGFGFVVARFGLFMRELARMPEHTTESHLGASWVGIVLVVLGIVVNAGATVRYLRFNSALSRGEPAHVSLSAPAVLAIGVALIGLILTVVLLASLGQ
- a CDS encoding DUF2846 domain-containing protein, encoding MSKVIFPFILLLLTLTGCSASSDYMRPGVPLAAPTNDAATVVFIRPSGYAGGQLMTVLDTQGRFLGDSLAETYFAVKMAPGEHEFLVWGENTGALRATLASGKTYYVEVSTKLGWLSARVHLLALTPRHRNWKELRAWLQESKPMVPDEARGQAYLKSRHEDVQERIRRAREILTKYDADELADRTILPQDGQ
- a CDS encoding beta-1,3-glucanase family protein, translating into MSKRSLVHCAASLLALSTFQCSADEPSASRSSTESNGLERRPAAACGTANVALNRPTTASSLESGAFPANAATDGNTGTRWSSQFADPQWLQVDLGSVQTICGARLQWETAYGRAYQIQVSNDGSSWADIYSTTNSPGGTESLTLGGTGRYVRLLGTQRATQWGYSLWEFQVFTTGGASDGGGGDSGANPPAGFWDASGIPAPQNVLVFKFLNRTHGVRKDTELFWSFKSGSINETHSFAERPLYDMPANSAGRLYFYICITGDTTCASDPTKSKYFDFIEHTIGPHQYNGNTTRVDAFGLKIAMLLRSQDGSELTVGEDYGTFAEDRAVTFQKFVDSVPSEFKGLARAPNAPYRIVEPGAGGFNAGGPYQHYYDSYANALWSANGITIPKPGPNGDGLAAYPDLSAALYRHVGAAPGTFDSAGHLRDHQLWSNPATFYTASPANYYAKFWHDHAIGGKAYGFPYDDVGGYSTFISHDNPRYLLVAVGW